The sequence CGCCGCCAACGGAGCTGGCGGAGACGATTCGAAAGCAGAGTTTTCGACTACATTGCACAAAAAAGCCGCCCCGGTCTCCCGGGACGGCTTCTTGATTCGTTTGGCTGGCAGTTCGAAAACCGCCGGACGACTTAGAAGTCGCCCATGCCGTGGTCGTGGCCGTGGCCACCGGCGGCGGCTTCCTTCTTCTCCGGCTTCTCGGTGATGAGAGCCTCGGTGGTCAGGAGCAGGCCGGCGATCGAGGCGGCGTTCTGCAGGGCGGAACGGGTCACCTTGGTCGGGTCGACCACGCCGGAAGCGATGAGGTCTTCGTAGGTGTCGGTGGCGACGTTGTAGCCTTCGGCACCCGACTTCACGCGGGAGACGATGAGGGCACCTTCGCGACCGGCGTTGGCGGCGAGCTGGCGGAGCGGAGCTTCCACGGCGCGGGCAATGATGCCGGCACCGGTGGCTTCGTCACCGACGAGGCCGAGGTCGCCGACGGCGGCCTGGGCGCGGATCAGCGCGGTGCCACCGCCCGGGACGATGCCTTCCTCAACCGCCGCACGGGTGGCGTGGAGGGCGTCTTCGACGCGGGCCTTCTTCTCCTTCATCTCGGTCTCGGTGGCGGCACCGACGTTGATGACGGCCACACCGCCGGCGAGCTTGGCGAGGCGCTCCTGGAGCTTCTCGCGGTCGTAATCGCTGGTGGTGTCTTCGATCTGGCGGCGGATCTGGTTCACGCGGCCGGTGATGCTGTCGCTGGAACCGGCGCCTTCGACGATCACCGTGCTCTCCTTGGAGATGGTGATGCGCTTGGCGGAGCCGAGGTCGGACAGTTCGACGGACTCCAGCTTGATGCCGAGGTCGTCGGTGATGACCTTGCCACCGGTGAGGACGGCGATGTCTTCGAGCATGGCCTTGCGACGGTCACCGAAGCCCGGAGCCTTCACGGCGGCGACGTTGAGGATGCCGCGGAGCTTGTTCACCACGAGGGCGGCAAGGGCTTCGCCCTCGACGTCTTCGGCGATGATGAGGAACGGGCGGCCGGTCTTGGCGACCTTCTCAAGCAGCGGGAGGAAATCCTTCAGCGAGGAGATCTTCTTCTCGTTGATGAGGATGTACGGGCTGTCGAGCACGGCTTCCATGCTCTCCGCGTCGGTCACGAAGTACGGGGACAGGTAGCCCTTGTCGAACTGCATGCCTTCCACCACGTCGAGCGTGGTTTCGATGCCCTTGGCTTCTTCCACGGTGATCGTGCCGTCCTTGCCGACCTTGTCCATCGCCTCGGCGATGATGTTGCCGATCTCGGAGTCCCAGTTGGCGGACACGGTGGCGACCTGGGCGATCTCCTTGGTGTCGGACACCGTCTTGGAGATGTTCTTGAGCTGGGCGACGATGGCCTCGGTGGCCTTCAGGATGCCGCGCTGGAGCGAGATCGGGTTGGCACCGGCGGTCACGTTGCGGAGGCCTTCCTTGTAGATGGCTTCAGCGAGCACGGTCGCGGTGGTGGTGCCGTCGCCGGCGATGTCGGAGGTCTTCGAGGAGACTTCGCGGATGAGCTGGGCACCCATGTTCTCATAGGGATCCTCGAGCTCGATTTCCTTGGCGACGGAAACGCCGTCCTTGGTGATGGTCGGGGAGCCGAACTTCTTGTCGAGGATGACATTGCGGCCGGCCGGTCCGAGGGTGGCCTTCACGGCCTTGGCGAGTTTCTCAACGCCGCGCAGGAGGGCCTGGCGGGCGGCTTCGTCGAATTGGAGTTGTTTAGCCATTTTGGTTACTGGTTAAAAGTTGTAGGTGATACGTAATAAGATGGAGGGCATTCGGCGAAGGTTGGTGGTCAGGGACTCTTCCCAATAACCTCCAACCTTTAACGAATAGCCCGTCGGCTTCAGCCAACGATGCCGAGGATGTCGCTCTCGTTGATGATGAGCACTTCCTGGCCGTCGATTTTCACTTCGGTGCCGCCGTACTTGGAGATGAGGACCTTGTCGCCCACCTTCACGGTGAACTCGATGTCCTTGCCATCGGAGTCCTTGCCGCCGGTGCCCAGGGAGAGCACTTCGGCTTCCTGCGGCTTTTCCTTGGCGGTATCAGGAAGGACGATGCCACCGGCGCTGATCGCGTCGGCTTCGATGCGCTTCACGAGGACACGCTGACCGAGAGGTTTGATGCTAGCCATGTTTGCTGTGTGTTGTGGGGTTGGTTTTCGTTGAGAATGCCGCTCCGCAGCCATGGGGGCCGCGGAGCGGAAAGATTTCAGGATTCAGGGATCAATCAACAACTTCGGCGTCGACGACCTTGCCCTTGGCCGGCTTCGGCTCATTGGACTCCGGAGCGGCCTCGGCCTGCGGGGCGGCCTGGCCACCGGCGGCGGCTTGGGCAGCCTGCGCGGCCTGATAAAGCTCGGCGAGCGAGCTTTCGAGCGCCTCGGTGGCGGACTTGATCGCCTCGAGATCGTCGTTCTTCAGCGCGTCCTTCACGGCGTCGACCTTGCCCTGGATGCCGTCCTTGAGTTCGGCGGGGGCTTCGGCAGGCAGTTCGGAGAGTTGCTTCTCGACCTGGTAAACGAGGTTCTCGGCCTTGTTCTTGGTGTCGACGGCCTCCATGCGCTTCTTGTCTTCCTCGGCGTGGGCCTCGGCTTCCTGCTTGGCGCGCTCGATCTCGTCCTTGGAGAGACCGGAGGAACCCTGGATCGAGATCTTCTGCTCCTTGCCGGACTGCTTGTCCTTCGCGGAGACGTGGAGGATGCCGTTGGCGTCGATGTCGAAGGTCACTTCGATCTGCGGCTCGCCGCGGCGGGCCGGGTTGATGCCGTCCAGCTTGAAGTTCCCGAGCAGCTTGTTGTCGATG comes from Luteolibacter sp. LG18 and encodes:
- the groL gene encoding chaperonin GroEL (60 kDa chaperone family; promotes refolding of misfolded polypeptides especially under stressful conditions; forms two stacked rings of heptamers to form a barrel-shaped 14mer; ends can be capped by GroES; misfolded proteins enter the barrel where they are refolded when GroES binds), giving the protein MAKQLQFDEAARQALLRGVEKLAKAVKATLGPAGRNVILDKKFGSPTITKDGVSVAKEIELEDPYENMGAQLIREVSSKTSDIAGDGTTTATVLAEAIYKEGLRNVTAGANPISLQRGILKATEAIVAQLKNISKTVSDTKEIAQVATVSANWDSEIGNIIAEAMDKVGKDGTITVEEAKGIETTLDVVEGMQFDKGYLSPYFVTDAESMEAVLDSPYILINEKKISSLKDFLPLLEKVAKTGRPFLIIAEDVEGEALAALVVNKLRGILNVAAVKAPGFGDRRKAMLEDIAVLTGGKVITDDLGIKLESVELSDLGSAKRITISKESTVIVEGAGSSDSITGRVNQIRRQIEDTTSDYDREKLQERLAKLAGGVAVINVGAATETEMKEKKARVEDALHATRAAVEEGIVPGGGTALIRAQAAVGDLGLVGDEATGAGIIARAVEAPLRQLAANAGREGALIVSRVKSGAEGYNVATDTYEDLIASGVVDPTKVTRSALQNAASIAGLLLTTEALITEKPEKKEAAAGGHGHDHGMGDF
- a CDS encoding co-chaperone GroES; translated protein: MASIKPLGQRVLVKRIEADAISAGGIVLPDTAKEKPQEAEVLSLGTGGKDSDGKDIEFTVKVGDKVLISKYGGTEVKIDGQEVLIINESDILGIVG